A part of Gadus morhua chromosome 17, gadMor3.0, whole genome shotgun sequence genomic DNA contains:
- the LOC115529983 gene encoding protein ANTAGONIST OF LIKE HETEROCHROMATIN PROTEIN 1: MRRRSELGEFHHLLQELRLDDGRFKRYLRLTVPLFDDLLARVGARISRQDTNYRRSISAAERLSICLRFLASGDSFRTIANSFRVGSSTVASIVSDVVTAIWDCLVEEFMAVPTAEEWRVVAERFEERWNFPLCCGAIDGKHVVLKAPANSGSQFFNYKGTFSIVLLAVVDADYCFRVIDVGGYGRTSDGGILANSAFGQALHAGDLQLPADRALPGAEHRGPLPHVFVADEAFPLRTNLMRPFPGRVLPPERRVFNYRLSRARLVVEDAFGILSSQWRIYRRVIEVRPELAERCIKATCVLHNFLRRTAPTAAVRECIPGGAVEPLPRLGRVAANNAGREAIRIRETFTSYFSEEGTVSWQDDI; the protein is encoded by the exons ATGCGTAGGCGCTCAgagctgggtgagtttcaccacctcctccaggaactccgCCTGGATGACGGCCGGTTCAAGCGGTATTTGCGCTTGACTGTCCCCTTGTTCGATGACCTGCTAGCCCGGGTTGGTGCCAGGATCTCCCGTCAGGACACCAACTACAGGCGCTCCATATCAGCGGCGGAGcgcctgtccatctgtctccg ATTCCTGGCTAGTGGTGATTCGTTCCGGACGATCGCCAACAGCTTCCGGGTCGGGTCCTCCACCGTGGCTTCCATCGTCTCGGATGTGGTCACGGCTATTTGggactgcctggtggaggagttcatggctgtgcccactgcagaggagtggagagtggtTGCAGAGCGGTTCGAGGAGCGGTGGAACTTCCCTCTCTGCTGTGGTGCCATCGATGGGAAGCATGTAGTTCTGAAGGCCCCTGCGAACTCCGGTTCGCAGTTCTTCAACTACAAGGGAACGTTTTCCATCGTTCTCTTGGCAGTTGTCGACGCAGACTACTGCTTCCGGGTCATCGATGTGGGGGGCTACGGGAGAACCAGTGATGGAGGAATTCTGGCCAACTCTGCGTTTGGTCAGGCCCTCCACGCTGGCGATCTCCAGCTCCCTGCTGACAGAGCACTGCCGGGGGCTGAGCACAGAGGACCCCTGCCTCATGTGTTTGTAGCGGACGAGGCCTTTCCGCTACGGACCAACCTCATGAGGCCATTCCCCGGACGCGTCCTCCCACCAGAGCGGCGCGTCTTTAACTACCGTCTGTCCCGGGCtcggttggtggtggaggacgcATTTGgtatcctctcctctcagtgGCGGATCTACCGGAGGGTCATCGAGGTCCGTCCTGAGCTGGCAGAGAGATGCATCAAGGCCACCTGTGTGCTCCACAATTTCCTCCGCAGAacagcaccaacagcagcagtgagGGAGTGCATCCCGGGTGGTGCGGTGGAGCCTCTGCCAAGGCTGGGGAGAGTGGCTGCCAACAACGCCGGGAGAGAGGCCATTCGGATCCGCGAGACCTTCACCTCCTACTTCTCTGAAGAAGGAACCGTCTCGTGGCAGGACGACATTTAG
- the LOC115529073 gene encoding uncharacterized protein LOC115529073, producing the protein MEDKVIVSVCARPILYDTTMVSYRDRNKKDLAWVEVGEETGLPVDVCRRKWKSLRDRYMKEKRSEKEAKKSGSAAGTSKKWKFFVVLSFLDPFVTPRETTSNLPRVAEDEIEDDGAAETSLSGAGEAYEECDEAAGLSHNADQPSVSDSDTDDASAAPVPAADPAADPRPPGGTKRKNARRVPCGSTPIQEAILQALHMEAAQTPPPPPPPQLSEDAFFLQSILPSLERLPRQACAELKFEIHKLVVEATRRTNLEPI; encoded by the exons ATGGAAGACAAAGTCATTGTTTCAGTTTGTGCTCGTCCAATCCTGTACGACACCACGATGGTGTCGTACAGAGATCGAAACAAGAAGGACCTGGCGTGGGTCGAAGTGGGCGAGGAGACTGGGCTTCCTG TGGACGTATGTCGCAGAAAGTGGAAGTCTCTGAGGGACAGATATATGAAGGAGAAAAGGAGTGAGAAGGAGGCAAAAAAGAGCGGGTCAGCGGCAGGTACATCAAAGAAGTGGAAGTTCTTTGTGGTCCTGTCCTTCCTCGACCCATTCGTCACCCCGAGGGAGACCACTAGCAACCTTCCTCGGGTGGCAGAGGATGAGATCGAGGATGACGGGGCTGCAGAGACTTCGCTGTCTGGGGCAGGAGAGGCATATGAGGAGTGCGATGAGGCAGCAGGGCTATCGCACAATGCAG ATCAGCCGTCAGTGAGTGACTCTGACACTGACGATGCCTCTGCTGCCCCTGTCCCTGCCGCTGACCCTGCCGCTGACCCAAGACCACCGGGCG GGACGAAGAGGAAGAATGCCAGGAGGGTACCGTGCGGGAGCACCCCAATACAAGAGGCCATCCTCCAGGCCCTGCATATGGAGGCtgcccagacccccccaccaccccccccaccccagctctCGGAGGACGCATTCTTCCTCCAGAGCATACTTCCTTCCCTGGAGAGATTGCCACGCCAAGCTTGTGCTGAGTTGAAATTTGAAATTCACAAGCTCGTAGTTGAAGCCACAAGACGCACTAATTTGGAACCCATATAA